The following coding sequences are from one Nicotiana tabacum cultivar K326 chromosome 1, ASM71507v2, whole genome shotgun sequence window:
- the LOC107789243 gene encoding uncharacterized protein LOC107789243, which translates to MDWAFVHKIWEKWISSNVGSGQLLKAALLLNFDPNGPSRLISTIAEQEGIKADPTEMCELVSFVKRNKLQTESFFIGQNQYLVTTIHESWFSARCMSTSKPAGEGAILMHTGAFLLIGLYDGSIGSACRAMVSLDQFAWQLSRRND; encoded by the exons ATGGACTGGGCATTTGTGCATAAAATCTGGGAGAAATGGATTTCGAGCAATGTTGGTTCAG GTCAACTGTTAAAGGCTGCTTTACTTTTAAACTTCGACCCCAATGGCCCTTCTCGTCTGATATCTACCAT TGCAGAGCAAGAGGGCATAAAGGCAGATCCAACTGAAATGTGTGAACTTGTCAGTTTCGTCAAGAGAAACAAACTGCAGACGGAGAGCTTCTTCATTGGACAGAATCAAT ATCTTGTAACGACAATTCATGAGAGTTGGTTCAGTGCAAGATGCATGAGTACTTCAAAACCTGCTGGTGAAGGTGCTATTCTGATGCACACCGGAGCGTTCCTCTTGATTGGATT ATATGATGGCTCGATTGGTTCAGCATGCCGTGCAATGGTATCTCTCGATCAGTTTGCGTGGCAACTTAGTCGAAGAAATGATTGA